A portion of the Esox lucius isolate fEsoLuc1 chromosome 20, fEsoLuc1.pri, whole genome shotgun sequence genome contains these proteins:
- the chn2 gene encoding beta-chimaerin isoform X2: MAASSNSSLSGSSVSSVYQLQQEAPRPKRITCPQEMENRPRYYGREFHGMISREYADELLGGAEGAYLIRESRRQPGTHTLALRFGHQTLNYRLFYDGKHFVGEKRFESVHDLVTDGLITLYIETKAAEYIAKMTTNPIYEHLGYTSLLKDKMTHRRGRSEPRRVTFQRDDNKITTSPLVRHSALKDPEKQSSYDKIHNFKVHTFRGPHWCEYCANFMWGLIAQGVRCSDCGLNVHKQCSKLVPSDCQPDLRRIKKVFSCDLTTLVKAHNTTRPMVVDMCIKEIELRGLQSEGLYRVSGFSEHIEDVRLAFDRDGEKADISANVYNDINIIAGALKLYLRDLPIPVITFDVYSRFIQAAKIPNPDARLEAIHEGLLQLPPAHYETLRYLMRHLKKVTMFEKENFMNAENLGIVFGPTLMQPPEQNALATLNDMRHQKLIIQLLIEHEDVLF, encoded by the exons TGTACCAGCTTCAGCAGGAGGCCCCTCGGCCCAAGAGGATCACCTGTCCACAGGAG ATGGAGAACAGACCCCGATACTATGGCAGAGA GTTCCATGGCATGATCTCACGGGAGTACGCAGATGAGCTCCTGGGCGGGGCGGAGGGGGCTTATCTCATCAGGGAGAGCCGAAGACAGCCAGGGACACACACCTTGGCCCTCAG GTTCGGACACCAGACCCTGAACTACAGGCTGTTCTACGACGGGAAGCACTTTGTGGGGGAGAAGCGCTTCGAGTCCGTCCACGACCTGGTGACGGATGGCCTCATCACCCTCTACATTGAGACCAAGGCGGCCGAGTACATCGCCAAGATGACCACCAATCCCATCTACGAACATCTGGGCTACACCTCCCTGCTCAAGGACAAGATGACGCACCGGCGAGGACGCAGCGAGCCCCGCAGGGTGACCTTCCAGAGGGACGACAACAAG ATCACCACATCGCCTTTGGTACGCCACAGCGCCCTGAAAGACCCCGAGAAGCAGAGCTCCTATGACAAGATCCACAACTTCAAG GTCCACACGTTCCGAGGGCCTCACTGGTGCGAGTACTGTGCCAACTTCATGTGGGGTCTCATAGCCCAAGGGGTCCGTTGCTCAG ACTGTGGGCTGAACGTACACAAGCAGTGTTCCAAACTGGTGCCCAGTGACTGCCAGCCAGACCTGCGCCGGATCAAGAAGGTTTTCAGCTGTGACCTCACAACCCTGGTGAAGGCCCACAACACCACAAGACCCATGGTGGTAGACATGTGTATCAAGGAGATCGAGCTGAGAG GTCTGCAGTCTGAGGGCCTCTACAGAGTGTCCGGCTTCTCAGAACACATCGAGGACGTGAGGCTCGCCTTTGACCGAG ATGGCGAGAAGGCAGATATCAGTGCCAATGTGTACAATGACATCAACATAATCGCTGGAGCACTGAAGCTGTACCTGAGAGACCTGCCCATTCCGGTCATCACATTTGATGTGTACTCCAGATTCATACAAGCTGCAA AAATTCCAAACCCAGACGCCAGACTTGAGGCGATCCATGAAGGGCTGCTGCAGCTTCCGCCAGCCCACTATGAGACCCTACGCTACCTGATGAGGCATCTCAAGAA GGTCACGatgtttgaaaaggaaaatttcATGAATGCGGAGAACCTGGGGATTGTGTTTGGTCCAACGCTGATGCAGCCGCCGGAACAGAACGCTCTGGCCACTCTGAATGACATGAGGCATCAGAAACTCATTATACAGCTGCTGATAGAACACGAAGACGTCTTGTTTTGA
- the chn2 gene encoding beta-chimaerin isoform X1: MAASSNSSLSGSSVSSDPEDYQPPIWKSYLYQLQQEAPRPKRITCPQEMENRPRYYGREFHGMISREYADELLGGAEGAYLIRESRRQPGTHTLALRFGHQTLNYRLFYDGKHFVGEKRFESVHDLVTDGLITLYIETKAAEYIAKMTTNPIYEHLGYTSLLKDKMTHRRGRSEPRRVTFQRDDNKITTSPLVRHSALKDPEKQSSYDKIHNFKVHTFRGPHWCEYCANFMWGLIAQGVRCSDCGLNVHKQCSKLVPSDCQPDLRRIKKVFSCDLTTLVKAHNTTRPMVVDMCIKEIELRGLQSEGLYRVSGFSEHIEDVRLAFDRDGEKADISANVYNDINIIAGALKLYLRDLPIPVITFDVYSRFIQAAKIPNPDARLEAIHEGLLQLPPAHYETLRYLMRHLKKVTMFEKENFMNAENLGIVFGPTLMQPPEQNALATLNDMRHQKLIIQLLIEHEDVLF; encoded by the exons TGTACCAGCTTCAGCAGGAGGCCCCTCGGCCCAAGAGGATCACCTGTCCACAGGAG ATGGAGAACAGACCCCGATACTATGGCAGAGA GTTCCATGGCATGATCTCACGGGAGTACGCAGATGAGCTCCTGGGCGGGGCGGAGGGGGCTTATCTCATCAGGGAGAGCCGAAGACAGCCAGGGACACACACCTTGGCCCTCAG GTTCGGACACCAGACCCTGAACTACAGGCTGTTCTACGACGGGAAGCACTTTGTGGGGGAGAAGCGCTTCGAGTCCGTCCACGACCTGGTGACGGATGGCCTCATCACCCTCTACATTGAGACCAAGGCGGCCGAGTACATCGCCAAGATGACCACCAATCCCATCTACGAACATCTGGGCTACACCTCCCTGCTCAAGGACAAGATGACGCACCGGCGAGGACGCAGCGAGCCCCGCAGGGTGACCTTCCAGAGGGACGACAACAAG ATCACCACATCGCCTTTGGTACGCCACAGCGCCCTGAAAGACCCCGAGAAGCAGAGCTCCTATGACAAGATCCACAACTTCAAG GTCCACACGTTCCGAGGGCCTCACTGGTGCGAGTACTGTGCCAACTTCATGTGGGGTCTCATAGCCCAAGGGGTCCGTTGCTCAG ACTGTGGGCTGAACGTACACAAGCAGTGTTCCAAACTGGTGCCCAGTGACTGCCAGCCAGACCTGCGCCGGATCAAGAAGGTTTTCAGCTGTGACCTCACAACCCTGGTGAAGGCCCACAACACCACAAGACCCATGGTGGTAGACATGTGTATCAAGGAGATCGAGCTGAGAG GTCTGCAGTCTGAGGGCCTCTACAGAGTGTCCGGCTTCTCAGAACACATCGAGGACGTGAGGCTCGCCTTTGACCGAG ATGGCGAGAAGGCAGATATCAGTGCCAATGTGTACAATGACATCAACATAATCGCTGGAGCACTGAAGCTGTACCTGAGAGACCTGCCCATTCCGGTCATCACATTTGATGTGTACTCCAGATTCATACAAGCTGCAA AAATTCCAAACCCAGACGCCAGACTTGAGGCGATCCATGAAGGGCTGCTGCAGCTTCCGCCAGCCCACTATGAGACCCTACGCTACCTGATGAGGCATCTCAAGAA GGTCACGatgtttgaaaaggaaaatttcATGAATGCGGAGAACCTGGGGATTGTGTTTGGTCCAACGCTGATGCAGCCGCCGGAACAGAACGCTCTGGCCACTCTGAATGACATGAGGCATCAGAAACTCATTATACAGCTGCTGATAGAACACGAAGACGTCTTGTTTTGA